The DNA region GCTCAGGTCGCCGTCGGGATTCTCGGTGCTTCTTCGCTCGTCGTCGCGACGGTCGCCGCCACCGGGCCGCCGAATCTGGCCAAGGCCCTGGCAGCCCAGCAGGAGCAGGTGGCCGAGAGGCCCTATGACGCCGAGGTCCACAATGACCACGGCAACCTGCTGATGCTCTCGGGACGTTTGGAGGAGTCGGAAGGCGCCTATCGGCGAGCCATCGAGCTCGCCCCCGACAGCGCTCTGGCGCGGTTCAATCTCGGCGTTCTCCTGCAGCAGTCGGGGCGCTTGAGAGAAGCTCAGGCGGAGT from bacterium includes:
- a CDS encoding tetratricopeptide repeat protein, which encodes MKEKTLVRDKTLVHNRTRVRWQTIFRWQTVAQVAVGILGASSLVVATVAATGPPNLAKALAAQQEQVAERPYDAEVHNDHGNLLMLSGRLEESEGAYRRAIELAPDSALARFNLGVLLQQSGRLREAQAEYRDVLEIEPRHARALYQLGMLFDARNQRKKAVAHYARAFAY